The Cytobacillus sp. NJ13 sequence TGAAAATATTATTCTAGAATCTAACCAAGCCATGGAATGGACAAATACTGGCGCATCATCGGGTGGTGTATTTTTAAGTTCCCCCACACAAATCCATGTAACACAAGCCGGATTCTATTATGTTGAATACACAGTATCTGTATTTATGGCAACTGAACGACCGGATGCAGCTTTCGTAGGTATATTCATAAATAATACAGAAGTACCTAATCGACAATCTAGAGGCTTAATTTTCAACGGTGAACCCGATAGATTCGAATGCACAAATGTTACTCTAGGAAGTATATTCTTTATTCCAGAAAATGCATTGGTTGAATTAAGAAATATTGGTCCGCAATTACAAACATGTGGCGATAATGGAGTGGCTAGTTCAGTAAGCCTGATTAAATTATCCTCCTAATATAGAATATGGAATACTAGTCATTCTTCAAATTATAATTAAGTTGTTTTTACCTTAGTACCTTTTAAATTATACATGGCATGACATGATCAAGACATAAGTCAAAATGTCTCCTAACATAAATGATTCAAGGCACATTCTCTATCATTAACTTCTAAATATGGCCAACTATTTTTTAAGGCCTTATTTTTGGCAAAAGTGGAGGGAGTTAGAGGGCAAGCACTTTACAGATGTAATAAAGTTTTCTATTATTCCATTAAACTAAGCTCGTAAAGGTTTAACACTTTAATTATCGGGCGCTTTCCTGAAATAGAGGTTCAGCGTTTATTTTCATTTAGGGCGCTTTTCAGTGTCCTTTTTCTTGTATTACAAGGGTTTTTGCCCGCGATTGTTGAGTAACCTAAATGGAGAATTAAGCCAAAATTAGTAAGAGGTTGTGAAGAAATGTACTTAAAATAACGGGGCAAGTTAGTCGAAGAAGGAATTTGTATTTTCTTCCAGAATATATTTATTCAATAATATAAAGGGGGAAAAAATAATTGACAGCAATTATGGTAGCATTAGCGATAGCAATACTTAGTTCAGTAGTTGCTTGGCAATTTAGCAAAGGAAAGTCAAAAAAAAGAAAGTATATTATTTGGGGCATTACCATTATGATAGCAATCGCACCTTTCCTTTCATTTTCAATTGGCTTAACATATGCATTTATTGTTAGAAATGGTTGGGCTGGATTAATAATGTGGGTCTTGTTTCCAATTTTTTTCATCTTAGGGCTTATTGTATTGTTGGTTGGTGTCTTTAAAGAAAAAGGAACAGAAACAATGTAGAACTATCTGCTTAGGGTGGGCATCTAGTTTGTGAATAATTACACGGATGCATTACTTTTACATCTAGATTGTGTTTGCTCTTTTTAGACAAAAGGGGTAGTTTAGTGAAATAATTAATAACTACTTAGAGTGGATTAAATCCTGGAAATGTGTAATTAATTTAAGCCAATTATAAAGGAAAAAGTCTTGGGTCTTAAATTACCACAAGACTTTTTTGGATTTTAGTATGGGGTAGGGATAGGAGGACAGGAAACAGCATCTATAAGTCTTGGGTCAATACCGTAGAATTGCCAGAAAGCACCGTTCCATCTATATCCAGATACTTCTCCATATTCCACACGAGTAGGGTAGAACCAAAATTGTGTGCCATTTATAAGCCATACATAAGTATTTTGATATAGACAGTCGACGATATAGGACACAGAAGGTTTTGTTGGTATAAATGTTGGAGGAGGGTATTGTGGACTCAATGTCCCCTGGCGTGGGAAATATCCCATGTGATTTCACTCCTTTTAGTTAGGTTAACCTCATTATATGTTGTAAAGAAGTAATAGGATTATTTAAAGCGAAAACTAAAGATTTTGCAGTAATTCTTCAGTTAGATTAACCATGTTGGGAGCCTTTACACTCCATTGCAGTCTGATAAGCTAACCAAGAAAGTTGAAATTATTGCTAGCCAGTTTAGTATGAGATACAATGAAAAAATTGGGAATGCATTTCAACTTTTAATGAAAAGGGTATAAATATGTTTAAGAATATAGATTTATTTAATCAGGCCTTTTTTTTTGCTCCGATTGGGATGGCGATAGTTTCATTAGAGGGAAAATGGATTAAGGTAAATCATGCTTTATCTAAAATTACTGGTTATACAGAGGATGAACTCCTTACCACGAACTTTCAAACCTTAACCTATCCAAAGGACTTAGATGCAGATTTATCTTACACACAAGAATTAGCTGAAGGAAAAAGAGACTCTTTTGAGATGGAAAAACGGTATGTCCATAAAAGCGGGAAGATCGTATGGGTGTTATTATCTGTATCCATTGTGCGGGAGGGGAAGAAGCCATTATTTCTTATTTCTCAAATACAAGATATAACCGATCGTAAAAACTCAGAGAAAATATTGAAACAAATGGCTCATTATGACTTTCTAACCCAATTGCCAAATCGGAGATTATTTGAAGAAAGACTTAATCATGCAATAGAATCAGCCGATTTCAATAAAGGGTTTGTCGCAGTAATGTATCTTGATTTGGATGGGTTTAAGCAAATAAATGATACCTTTGGTCATGACTTAGGAGACTTATTGTTAAAAGAAGTCGCAAGCATGCTTACCTCTTGTGCAGGAAATAAGGATACTGTGGCCAGGCTTGCAGGGGATGAATTCACCATTTTGCTTCCGGAAACGACAATCGACAATGCCAAACATGTTGCCGAACGGATCATCGACACTTTATCTGATAAAGTGTCGGTGCAGAATATTGTAATCTCAATAACTCCCAGTATCGGCATTGCCTTTTGCGATGCTTACAATGTAGATGTCAGGAATTTGCTGAAATATGCTGATGGAGCTATGTATCAAGCAAAACAGAACGGAAAAAATAATTATCAAATTTCACAGAACAGATAAAGCTAGTTATGACTTTATTATGAGCGTTGATCCCAAAGGATTAACGCTATTTTTGTTGAAATTCGTTTGAGCCAAGAGGTGTTAAGCGTGAAGAGAATAGATGTTGTATATGCGTTAATTTATGACGAAGTAACAGAGAAAGTATAGTGGTTAATAATCGAAATCAACTTGGTCTCTACTCTTAATAAGCTTGCTTATTCGTTTCTAATGTTTCGATAAATTTTTCGATTGTTGAAGTTAAGTAAGTATCGTTTCTTCTTATAAAAACGATTTTAAACTTACTGTATTGATCTGGAATCTTATGATATTGTATGAGTCCGCTTTGTTTCATATGGCTGACTGATGACTCCGGAACGAATGTAACGCCAAGTCCCATGGCAACACTCTGTAAGATTGTTTCCAGTGTACCGAATTCCATCATTTTTTGCGGTGTGATGTTTTGGTCTTTATACCAAGTTTCAAGACGCGCCCGGTATCCACAGCCTTTACTAAAGCATAAGAACGGTTCCTCTTTCAGCTCTTCCAGTGTGGATGGACGCATATCTGAAATTAAAACAAGGTTCTCTTGAAACACTTCATGCGATACAAGATCGGGATGAAAGTCTGATTCTATAACGAATGCTCCGTCCAGCTTATGATTTAATACTTCTTCTGCTAGTGTTTCTGTGACACCAGTAATTAGCGATAGATCGACATTTTTATATTTCTTAATATAGCTGGATAATATTTTTGGTAAATGAATTAGGGTTTCAACAGTTCCAATTTCTAATTTTCCAGACGGTTCATCATTACTTTGAATGGCTTTTCTCATTTCATCTGTTAACAATAATATTTTCTTACTATAAGTTAATAGTTTTTTCCCTTCAGGTGTCAAACTCATACCACGACGATGCCGGTTAAACAAAGGGGTATTCAGTTCAGTTTCGAGCTTCTTAATTCTCGATGTAATGTTCGATTGTACATAATTAAATTCTTTCGCCGCTTCTGTGATTGTTCCTTTTTCCGCCACAATCTGAAAGATCTCTAAGTCCTTAAACTCCATTTTTTTACACCCTTCAATTTTTGTTTTCGTTCCGATGATATCATTAAAAATGATAAAAATCATCATTATTATTCGTTTTATAAGAAACCTGAATCGATCTATGATGAATATGTCAGCTATTATGAAGGAGGAATTGGAAAATGACAAATAGTGTATTGTTAGGAGCAATTTTATGTTTAATTGCTGCAGTTTCATGGGGAGCAATGTTTCCTGTAGCACATGCGGCTTTCAAACATATTGATCCCTTCTATTTTACAATCATTCGATATGTCTCTGTTACGATCATTTTATTAGCGATTCTATTATGGAAAGAAGGAAGGCAGGCTTTTCGCTTTGAAGGAAAAGGTCTTCACTTATGGTTTTTCGGTACAATGGCGTTTACGGTCTATAATCTATTTATCTTTTGGGGAGAAGATTTATTGGGTGAATCAGGCGTAATGGTGGCGTCAATTATGGAATCCCTAATGCCGATGATTTCCATTGTAATTGGATGGGTGATTTTTAAAAATAACCCCCATTTATTCACATTAATATGTGTACTTGTGTCATTTATTGGTGCTCTGTTAGTGATTACAAAAGGTGATATTAAAGCATTTCTTGGTGCAGCGAATCACTTTATACCTTCCATGCTTATTTTAATCGCGGTTATTGGATGCGTCATTTACACGATGGGCAGAAGTGAGTTTAGCGGTTGGTCCGCTTTGCGGTATTCAACTTTAAGCTGTTTGCTTGGAACGCTCACATCCGTTGTTATTATAGGAGGGGCAACGCTGTTCGGATATATATCTGTTCCATCAGAAGCAGATATCAAAGCAGTGATTCCGCATTTATTGTTTATGATTATATTCCCTGGTCTCATTGCGCTGCTTGGCTGGAACATAGGTGTGAGTTTATTATCACCATTAAATGCCTTGTTGTTTTTTAACTTAGTTCCTGTTACAACACTCCTAATTTCAATTTTTCAAGATAATCAAGTAACGATGTTCGATCTTCTTGGTACTGTATTTATCATTGTTTCACTTTTGTCTAATAATCTTTATGTAAGGATACAAAAGAGGCTAGATATAGCAGCTGTTCTTCAATCACAGCCTAAATGATAAAAGCGTGTCTTTTACCTATTCTTGGATTCTGCGGCGAAAAGCTTCCAAAGGCTTGTACCCGAACACTTAATGGCAACGGTTTAAAACGCCCAAACCCTGGTATAAAAGGTTTTGGGCGTTTATTGTTATGGGCAATTTTCTTCCTAATAGTTGTTAAAATGAACTCTTTTTTAATTACTCAGTATTTACTCCCTAATTTATTGGAGATTCGCATGCCGTATTCGATTACTTTTTCGATTAAGCAGTTTTGTCTTTCTTCTGTGATATTGAAATTAACATATCCAATGCTTATGGCTCCAAGGAGTTCATTTGCGTGATCGAAAATAGGCGCGGCGACAGAAGAGGTTCCAGGCGTTTGTTCACCATGACTCTCCCCATAGCCCTGCCTTCTAACTTTGCTTAATAGTTTTATAAACGAATCTCTTTCCTCAGATGGGACTAAGGAATTAACAGCTTTAACAGTCTCGGAGTTTGGCATATTAGCTAACAGCACTTTGTTGGCTGCCCCAATATTCAACGGGATTCGAATCCCCAGCTGATCATTGATTCGAATAGGATTGTTGAGACAATCAATTCTTTCAACTACTAGTGATTCTAATCCAATTGGCTTGCTGAAATACACACTTTCTTCCACCTCATGCATTAATTTTTCCATCTCTGGGCGAATCAGTCCAACAAAATCAAAGGTGTCATACATTTTAAGTCCATATTCTAACCAGGTGTTACCCATGGAATATAATTTCAAATCGGGGTCCTGCTGAATAAGCCCGTGCTGCTTCATGGATTGCAGGAGGCGATGAAGTGTACTGACAGGCAAGTCGCATTCCTTTGATAAATCTGTAATGGAAATCCACATTTTTGAATCGTTTTTAGCCAAAACCTTGATTACCTGCATGGCACGATCGATTGTCTGCATCTTTTATCCTTCCAATCCTTTTATTTTAAAAAATTATATTGAAATAAATTATTCAGTAAATTCAAAATATATTGACATGAAGAATCTATCACTATAATATCATATTATAAGTTTTCCTGTCAGAGGAAACTGATTCCGATATGTGGAAAAGGAGGTTAAGCTAATTGGTGACTTCAATGTACAAAAAGCTAAATACTGTCATTGTAAAGCATCCAAAAGAAGCCTTTATCAGTCAAGAGCATTTAAGGAGTGAGTGGGAAAAGTTCAACTATATCAGTGAGCCGGATTATATGAAAGCCCACCAGGAATACGAACAGTTTCTATCCCTTATTAAGAAGCATGTCAGCCATATTGAATTTCTGCCTGTTTCAGAAAGGGTGGGGCTGGATTCGCTTTATGCACATGATCCAGTAAAATTTACGAAAAAAGGTGCAATGATTTTAAAATCAGGGAAGAAATTACGCCAGCCGGAGGCAGAAATTTATAAAGAATTTTTACAGGAAAAAAATATTCCGATTCTGGGAGAATTAACTGGTGATGCTGTAGCTGACGGGGGAGATCTTGTTTGGTTAGATGACCGCACTTTATTAATTGGACGCGGTTATCGAACAAACGATGAGGCGATTCGCCAAATTAAAGAAATGACAAAGGATATAGTTGATGAATGTATAGTTGTTCAGCTCCCGCATGATCAAGGAGAAGAGGAATGTCTTCACCTTATGTCTTTTATAAGCATCGTAGATGAAAATCTTGCAGTGGTGTATTCACGGCTTATGCCGGTATTTCTAAGACAGATGCTTTTAAAACGCGGCTTCCAGCTGGTTGAAGTACCGGACGATGAATACCGGCGGCTCGGCTGTAATGTGCTGGCTGTTGCACCGCGCGTTTGTGTCATTGTTTCCGGAAACCCTCAAACCAAACAAGGGCTACTGGATGCAGGGGCGACTGTCTATGAATATGAAGGTAATGAAATTTCATATTTAGGCACTGGAGGACCAACATGCCTCACTTGCCCCGTGGAACGTGTTTAACCAAAGATTACAAATCAGAAAAATGATGGAGGAATAATACATGTTAAGAGAATCAACAACAAAATCAGCACAAGCTGAAAAAATGTTTCATAAGACAATTGTAAAAAGGCCCGGCTCAACTTTTATCAATGGATTAACAACATCTGACCTTGGAACACCTATTTTAGAAAAAGCAATAGAGCAGCATGATGCCTATATTGAAGCACTTAAAGCATGCGGTACAGAAGTAACTGTTCTTTCAAGCAATGATCAATTTCCCGACTCTACCTTTGTAGAAGATACAGCTGTTTTAACTCCAGAGTTCGCAGTCATTTCCAACCCTGGTGCGGAAAAAAGAAATGGAGAGATTCACGAAATAGAGCCGGCAGTCAAATCCTTCTTTGATAAAATCTACTATATTAAAGCGCCTGGCACACTTGACGGCGGCGACATTTTACAAATCGAAGATCACTTTTACATCGGGATCTCTGCCAGGACGAACCAGGAAGGCGCCGAGCAGCTTAAACAAATTTTAGAATCCCAAAACTATAATGCAACCATCATTCCCTTACAGAAATTCTTCCACTTGAAAACTGGAATAGCTTATTTAGGCAATCAAACGATTGTCGTTGCAGGAGAATTTGTCGACCACCCGGATTTCAATTCCTATCAAAAAATTGTTGTTCCTCCGGAAGAGGAGTATGCAGCAAACTGTATTCGCGTCAATGACTATATCATCATCCCGTCCGGCTACCCGCAAACAAAGCGGAAAATTAATGAAGCGGGATTCCGGACGATTGAACTTGATACATCTGAGTTCCGTAAACTTGATGGGGGCTTAAGCTGTTTATCACTGCGTTTTTAAATATTAGTTAAAAGTTTTAATTCGCATAGAAGGAGCGTTTAGTTATGACACAGCTAAGGTGGGGAACCCCAGATGCATTGCGCAGATTATTGTGTGAAGTAGTAAGCTGGAAAAGTATGACACTTTCGGACGGAGAGCGTAAATTTTCTTTTAAAGTGGCAGCCAAGCTCAAGGAGTTGACCTATTTTCGGGAGAATCCTGATCACTTGGGGCTCCATGATACCGATTTAGGTCGTCGCTTTGTAACCGCTTTATATAAACACCCTGATGCCACGGAAACAATCGTGTTAATCAGCCATTTTGATACAGTAAATACCGAAGAATATGGCGATCTTCAGGAGTACGCGCATCTCCCGAAGGAATTGACGAAATTGCTTCACTCCAGGCTTGATGAGCTGCCGGAAGAAGCCAGGCAGGATCTTCTCTCGGGAGAGTTCTTATTTGGCAGGGGCACGATGGATATGAAAATGGGGCTTGTTATGCATATGGGAGTATTAGAAAAAGCAACTGTTGAACATTGGCCTATTAATCTTATTTTGCTGACGGTTCCAGATGAAGAAGTGAATTCATCCGGAATGCGGGCAGCTGTTCAGAAACTTTTAGAATTGAAGGAAAAACATCAGCTCACCTATAAGCTTTTCTTGAATGGGGAACCGGTATTTACGCAAGAACCGGGTGACAGAAACTATTATGTGTATTCAGGCTCTATTGGCAAAATCATGCCGGCCGCCCTTTTTTATGGAAAAGAAACGCATGTGGGGGAACCGCTTAGCGGTATAACTGCACCTTATATTGCCTCGTTTTTAACACAAAGAATGGAGTGGAATACAGCACTGCAGGAAACAGAGATGGGGGAGCAAACTCCTCTTCCCGTGACACTGCAGCAAAAGGATCTTCGTCTGGAGTATTCAGCTCAAACACCGTATCGTTCATCGGCTTTGTACAATGTATTTTTAATGAAACGGAATGCCGATGAAATCATGGATATATTTGAAAAGGTAGCGCAAAATGCAGCTCACGCCTGCAACCAAGCCTATAAAGTAATTTGCAGTGAACGGAATGTATCTCCCGTAGGTGAGGTGCGGGTGCTGCGCTATGAAGAACTGGAAAAGCATGCTATTCGAAAATTTGGTGCAGATGTTGTTATGGGTATCAAAGACTTGGTACAGAAAAAAGCGGAATGGGATGATCGGGAGAAATCTATTCGAATTGCTGATGCGTTAATCATTAAGTGTCAGGAGCTGACACCGGCAATCGTTCTGCTTTATGCACCGCCTTATTATCCGGCAGTCAATTCCTCTGAGGATGAGCTGGTAGCAGAATGCATCGAATATGTAAAACAACAAGGCTTTGAAAAGTTTGGACTGCCTGTTAACCAAGTTCACTATTTTAATGGGATTAGCGATTTAAGCTATGTCAATTATCAGGATGCTGGTGACGGCTGGTTCGTATTTAAAGAAAACACGCCGGTATGGGGCAGCAGCTACAGTATCCCATTCGATGAAATGACACAGCTTCAGGCACCGGTACTAAACGTAGGTCCATTCGGAAAAGACGCTCACAAACGAACCGAACGCCTCCACATCAAAAGCGCCTTCGAAGAAGTACCCGCCCTTGTAGAAGGAATGGTTAAAATGCTGGCAAAAAAGCACCTGATGGTGTCAGGCGCCACTAGTTGACAAAATGGTGATTTCGTCCATTCAGGGTGGACAATTCGCGCAAGATTAATGTGCCGGATGCCAATTTAATTAAGGGATGTGATCTAGTTGATAGAGCAAGAGGGTCAGAAGAATCAATTAAACCGGTCGATGAAGCGTCGTCATTTGTTTATGCTTTCTTTGGGAGGAGTAATAGGGACTGGATTGTTTTTAAACGCCGGCTACACGATCAATCAAGCAGGGGCAGGAGGGGCTTTAATCGGGTATTTATTCGGTGGAGTCATTTTGTATCTTGTCATGGTTTGTCTGGGGGAGCTTGCTGTGTTCATGCCTGTTACGGGGTCATTCCAGACTTATGCCAGTAAATTCATTAGTCCTTCGGCTGGTTTCTCATTAGGATGGATGTATTTCATTGGTTCAGCCACAACAGCAGGAGTAGAATTTACAGCTGCCGGAATTTTGATGAAACGCTGGTTTCCGGATATCTCCGTTTGGGTATGGTGTGCAATATTCATCCTTCTTTTATTCGCACTCAATGCCTTAACAACAAGAGGCTTTGCTGAGGCGGAATATTGGTTTTCAGGCATTAAAGTTGTAGCTGTGATCTTCTTTATTATTATTGGCTTTAGTGCTATCTTGGGCATCATACCACTGGCGGACAGGCCGGCGCCATATATGGAACATTTAGCTCCAAAAGGCCTTTTCCCTGCTGGAATTGCCATCGTGTTTGTAACGATGATGAATGTCATCTTTTCCTATCAGGGATCAGAATTAATCGGAATTGCGGCCGGTGAAAGCGAGGAGCCTCAAAAGAATATTCCTCGTGCGATTCGAAATGTCCTTTTTAGAATCATCATTTTTTATATTGCTTCTATTATTATTCTATCCGCCATTTTCCCAACAAAAGAGCTCGGGATATTAGAAAGCCCGTTTGTAACCTTGATGGACTTGGCTGGAATTCCATTTGCACCTGATATCATGAATTTTGTTATTTTAACAGCTATTTTATCTGTAGGAAACTCATGTATTTATGCTTCGACCCGCTTACTTTGGGCGATGGCTCATGATGGAATGGCACCTAGAGTTTTTGGAAAACTCTCAAAACGGAAGGTGCCGTTCACTGCTCTCGTATTCACCATGATATTTTCACTTTTATCATTACTCACAAGTGTATTTGCAGCTGAGACCGTGTTTGTATTATTAATGTCCATTGCTGGTATTTCTGTCACCATCTCATGGATGGGAATCGCTCTCTCTCAATTCATGTTCCGACGTAAGTATATACAAGCAGGTGGAAAGGTAGAGGATCTAAAATACAAAGTCCCATTTTACCCAATCATCCCGCTGATTTGCATCATATTCTGTGTCTCTATTCTGGTATTCTTGGCATTTGACCCGACTCAGCTGGCAGGACTGCTTATTGGGATAGGATTCCTGCTTGTCAGCTATATTTTCTATTACTTCAAACATCGAAAGACGGAGGAAGTTAGTCCAAATAATGAAATTGGTGCATGAAAGCAATTATCCTGAATAACATAAAAACTAATTAGATCATACCGTTGGGAACTTTTTATTAAGTTCCCTTATTTTATGTTTAACACAGCCTAATGAAAAGGTGTTTATGGTCAATTTTAGCTGCTGAATTAGGAAGATTTTTCTTATTGTGCTTTTCTGTAATTAAAGGAAAATGGAGTTTGAACAAAAAAATAACCTCTTGGTAGAATGAGAGAGTCCTGAAGCCGGGATGTGAAAAGGACATTACTCAAATACCAGGAGGCTTTAAAATGAGTTATAACCCGAATAAGAAGATTGCCCAAATAGTTATGGTGCCAACAGGTACTTATCAGTTAAACCCAGATCATATTTTAAAAAGAAAACAGGATTAAATTTGTCTCCGTGAACCCCTTGCATATCAGGTATTATTAGTTAAAAATTAGGCTTTATTTACTTCAAAAAACGCCTTTTTCCTTAATAAGCAAGAAGCTTTATATTGGAAAAAGTGAGTTATAAATAAGCTGCTATTTTAGTTAGGCTGCTTGCTGAAATCTCTCTGAGCTCCCCTATAGCTTCCAATAAGATTTTGATAACCAGGAAGATGGCTGGAAATTAAAGCGCCAAAACCTTCAACATCATTGCGCCAATCACGTTGTAATTCGCACGCTATGCTAAACCAGTTCAGAAGCTGCACCCCACCATGGGCCATACGCGTTAATGCAGCATCCGCTACTTGTTTACTGAATGTTCCAGAAGCATCAGTAGCAACAAATACTTCATAACCAGCGTTCACAGCGGAAAGTGCAGGAAATGCTACACAAACATCTGTTACTACGCCCGCAATGATCAGTTGTTTTCTTCCAGTTTCTTCGATTGCTTTGACAAAATCTTCATTATCCCATGCGTTAATTTGTCCAGGACGGGCTATTTTTGGCGCATGAGGAAAAAGTTCAACCAGCTCTTGCATGAGTGGTCCATTAGGCCCGTTTTCAAAGCTTGTTGTTAAAATAACTGGTAAATCAAAAAACTTAGC is a genomic window containing:
- a CDS encoding arginine deiminase family protein; this encodes MYKKLNTVIVKHPKEAFISQEHLRSEWEKFNYISEPDYMKAHQEYEQFLSLIKKHVSHIEFLPVSERVGLDSLYAHDPVKFTKKGAMILKSGKKLRQPEAEIYKEFLQEKNIPILGELTGDAVADGGDLVWLDDRTLLIGRGYRTNDEAIRQIKEMTKDIVDECIVVQLPHDQGEEECLHLMSFISIVDENLAVVYSRLMPVFLRQMLLKRGFQLVEVPDDEYRRLGCNVLAVAPRVCVIVSGNPQTKQGLLDAGATVYEYEGNEISYLGTGGPTCLTCPVERV
- a CDS encoding diguanylate cyclase, translated to MFKNIDLFNQAFFFAPIGMAIVSLEGKWIKVNHALSKITGYTEDELLTTNFQTLTYPKDLDADLSYTQELAEGKRDSFEMEKRYVHKSGKIVWVLLSVSIVREGKKPLFLISQIQDITDRKNSEKILKQMAHYDFLTQLPNRRLFEERLNHAIESADFNKGFVAVMYLDLDGFKQINDTFGHDLGDLLLKEVASMLTSCAGNKDTVARLAGDEFTILLPETTIDNAKHVAERIIDTLSDKVSVQNIVISITPSIGIAFCDAYNVDVRNLLKYADGAMYQAKQNGKNNYQISQNR
- a CDS encoding transporter — translated: MGYFPRQGTLSPQYPPPTFIPTKPSVSYIVDCLYQNTYVWLINGTQFWFYPTRVEYGEVSGYRWNGAFWQFYGIDPRLIDAVSCPPIPTPY
- the ycaC gene encoding isochorismate family cysteine hydrolase YcaC, producing the protein MSDFYSRLNKDDAAVLLVDHQTGLISGLVRDYGVDEFKNNVMALANTAKFFDLPVILTTSFENGPNGPLMQELVELFPHAPKIARPGQINAWDNEDFVKAIEETGRKQLIIAGVVTDVCVAFPALSAVNAGYEVFVATDASGTFSKQVADAALTRMAHGGVQLLNWFSIACELQRDWRNDVEGFGALISSHLPGYQNLIGSYRGAQRDFSKQPN
- a CDS encoding DMT family transporter; the protein is MTNSVLLGAILCLIAAVSWGAMFPVAHAAFKHIDPFYFTIIRYVSVTIILLAILLWKEGRQAFRFEGKGLHLWFFGTMAFTVYNLFIFWGEDLLGESGVMVASIMESLMPMISIVIGWVIFKNNPHLFTLICVLVSFIGALLVITKGDIKAFLGAANHFIPSMLILIAVIGCVIYTMGRSEFSGWSALRYSTLSCLLGTLTSVVIIGGATLFGYISVPSEADIKAVIPHLLFMIIFPGLIALLGWNIGVSLLSPLNALLFFNLVPVTTLLISIFQDNQVTMFDLLGTVFIIVSLLSNNLYVRIQKRLDIAAVLQSQPK
- a CDS encoding M20 family metallopeptidase, translated to MTQLRWGTPDALRRLLCEVVSWKSMTLSDGERKFSFKVAAKLKELTYFRENPDHLGLHDTDLGRRFVTALYKHPDATETIVLISHFDTVNTEEYGDLQEYAHLPKELTKLLHSRLDELPEEARQDLLSGEFLFGRGTMDMKMGLVMHMGVLEKATVEHWPINLILLTVPDEEVNSSGMRAAVQKLLELKEKHQLTYKLFLNGEPVFTQEPGDRNYYVYSGSIGKIMPAALFYGKETHVGEPLSGITAPYIASFLTQRMEWNTALQETEMGEQTPLPVTLQQKDLRLEYSAQTPYRSSALYNVFLMKRNADEIMDIFEKVAQNAAHACNQAYKVICSERNVSPVGEVRVLRYEELEKHAIRKFGADVVMGIKDLVQKKAEWDDREKSIRIADALIIKCQELTPAIVLLYAPPYYPAVNSSEDELVAECIEYVKQQGFEKFGLPVNQVHYFNGISDLSYVNYQDAGDGWFVFKENTPVWGSSYSIPFDEMTQLQAPVLNVGPFGKDAHKRTERLHIKSAFEEVPALVEGMVKMLAKKHLMVSGATS
- a CDS encoding IclR family transcriptional regulator, giving the protein MQTIDRAMQVIKVLAKNDSKMWISITDLSKECDLPVSTLHRLLQSMKQHGLIQQDPDLKLYSMGNTWLEYGLKMYDTFDFVGLIRPEMEKLMHEVEESVYFSKPIGLESLVVERIDCLNNPIRINDQLGIRIPLNIGAANKVLLANMPNSETVKAVNSLVPSEERDSFIKLLSKVRRQGYGESHGEQTPGTSSVAAPIFDHANELLGAISIGYVNFNITEERQNCLIEKVIEYGMRISNKLGSKY
- a CDS encoding arginine deiminase family protein; protein product: MLRESTTKSAQAEKMFHKTIVKRPGSTFINGLTTSDLGTPILEKAIEQHDAYIEALKACGTEVTVLSSNDQFPDSTFVEDTAVLTPEFAVISNPGAEKRNGEIHEIEPAVKSFFDKIYYIKAPGTLDGGDILQIEDHFYIGISARTNQEGAEQLKQILESQNYNATIIPLQKFFHLKTGIAYLGNQTIVVAGEFVDHPDFNSYQKIVVPPEEEYAANCIRVNDYIIIPSGYPQTKRKINEAGFRTIELDTSEFRKLDGGLSCLSLRF
- a CDS encoding LysR family transcriptional regulator, giving the protein MEFKDLEIFQIVAEKGTITEAAKEFNYVQSNITSRIKKLETELNTPLFNRHRRGMSLTPEGKKLLTYSKKILLLTDEMRKAIQSNDEPSGKLEIGTVETLIHLPKILSSYIKKYKNVDLSLITGVTETLAEEVLNHKLDGAFVIESDFHPDLVSHEVFQENLVLISDMRPSTLEELKEEPFLCFSKGCGYRARLETWYKDQNITPQKMMEFGTLETILQSVAMGLGVTFVPESSVSHMKQSGLIQYHKIPDQYSKFKIVFIRRNDTYLTSTIEKFIETLETNKQAY
- a CDS encoding amino acid permease, translated to MKRRHLFMLSLGGVIGTGLFLNAGYTINQAGAGGALIGYLFGGVILYLVMVCLGELAVFMPVTGSFQTYASKFISPSAGFSLGWMYFIGSATTAGVEFTAAGILMKRWFPDISVWVWCAIFILLLFALNALTTRGFAEAEYWFSGIKVVAVIFFIIIGFSAILGIIPLADRPAPYMEHLAPKGLFPAGIAIVFVTMMNVIFSYQGSELIGIAAGESEEPQKNIPRAIRNVLFRIIIFYIASIIILSAIFPTKELGILESPFVTLMDLAGIPFAPDIMNFVILTAILSVGNSCIYASTRLLWAMAHDGMAPRVFGKLSKRKVPFTALVFTMIFSLLSLLTSVFAAETVFVLLMSIAGISVTISWMGIALSQFMFRRKYIQAGGKVEDLKYKVPFYPIIPLICIIFCVSILVFLAFDPTQLAGLLIGIGFLLVSYIFYYFKHRKTEEVSPNNEIGA